Proteins found in one Actinokineospora alba genomic segment:
- a CDS encoding ThuA domain-containing protein: MRGLLRALSAIGAALLISGLAVAPAASAHPEGLHVLLFSKTAAGAYRHDSIPAGITMFEQLAAEKSWELTKSEDSAVFNDAGLANYDVIVMLQTSGMVWDTAAQRTALQTYVRNGGGVVAIHNATDMNIESQFPWWDQFLGMTMTAHSAIVTGTAKVADRLHPSGAPLPDRWVKSEEWYNFNRSGRGDVHVLVTADETTYNAGSAAMGHDHPISWCRNYEGGRLWATGMGHQSADYSNALFKGHVSGGVESAGGKVAADCGPTVWGSYEKVSLDETTIAPGALDIAPDGRVFFTEYGGKLRIFKPDTRTTVTAATLNVYGGGEISEDGLTGVALDPDFATNKWIYLMYSPGGTTAEVARVSRFTMNGDVLDTATEKVLLTVPMWRTNEPGHTGGYLTFGPNKNLYIGVGDDVNPFASDGYTPIDERAGRQWWDAQGTSANTNDLRGKILRIHPEIDGTYTVPSGNMFAPGTAKTKPEIYAMGFRNPFRFSVHPTTGAIYVADYGPDAGADNAGRGPGGLVEWNIVKSPGNYGWPYCIGNNTPFNDYNFATGTSGAKFNCASPTNTSPNNTGLTTLPAAKAADIWYGNSATEGNKFPEFGSGGEAPMAFPIYKYDPANTSPTKFPAYFDGTPFFGEWARNSMFELRPDSNGNLLKANRFLSNMTFDSPMDMKFGRDGSMYLLTWGQGWDDNVHLPGSGLFRIDYNGGERSPVAVAAATPTSGGVPLTVQFSSAGSKDPEGGALTYKWTFGDGTSSTAANPSKVYNTRGVFAVQLTVTDPTGKTGTANLTVTAGNTAPTVRFTGPADGGMFEWGDTVPYTVSVTDPEDGTVNCSRVVTQANIGHDSHKHPLGSPMNGCSGSMVATADVEHQNGNAHIIGSTEYTDNGATGVPALTGSASVVLQPKRKQAEFFNGSSGVRVVSQSGAESGARIGDISNNDWISFKPVNFTGINQVSLRVSSPSGGGSVELRAGSVTGPLVASVPVPSTGGWDNYVSLPAVNITRPAGSTELFVVFKTPSNHNYDLDSIRYIGPGVGTAGPPPAKQIIGVGGKCVDVNNNGSVDGSKIQLWTCNGGNNQKWTQTGTTLQSLGKCMTAVGNSQTDGTLIQLFGCNGATGQNWSVQSDGTIRNGTKCLDATGGASADGTQLIIWTCNGGTNQKWSLS, translated from the coding sequence ATGCGCGGACTGCTGCGCGCACTCTCGGCCATAGGGGCCGCGTTGTTGATCTCAGGGCTCGCCGTGGCACCGGCGGCGTCGGCCCATCCGGAAGGCCTGCATGTGTTGCTGTTCAGCAAGACGGCGGCGGGTGCCTACCGGCACGACTCGATCCCCGCGGGGATCACGATGTTCGAGCAACTCGCCGCGGAGAAGTCGTGGGAGTTGACCAAGAGCGAGGACTCCGCCGTCTTCAACGACGCCGGCCTTGCCAACTACGACGTGATCGTCATGCTGCAGACCTCCGGGATGGTGTGGGACACCGCCGCCCAGCGCACCGCGCTGCAGACCTACGTCCGCAACGGCGGCGGCGTGGTGGCGATCCACAACGCGACCGACATGAACATCGAGTCGCAGTTCCCGTGGTGGGACCAATTCCTCGGCATGACCATGACCGCCCACTCGGCGATCGTCACCGGCACCGCGAAGGTCGCCGACCGCTTGCACCCGTCCGGCGCCCCGCTGCCGGACCGGTGGGTCAAGAGTGAGGAGTGGTACAACTTCAACCGCTCCGGCCGAGGTGATGTGCACGTCCTCGTCACCGCCGACGAGACCACCTACAACGCGGGCAGCGCCGCGATGGGTCACGACCACCCGATCTCGTGGTGCCGCAACTACGAGGGCGGCAGGCTGTGGGCCACCGGCATGGGTCACCAGAGCGCCGACTACTCCAACGCGCTGTTCAAGGGGCACGTCTCCGGCGGTGTCGAGTCCGCGGGCGGCAAGGTCGCCGCCGACTGCGGGCCGACCGTGTGGGGCAGCTACGAGAAAGTCTCGCTCGACGAGACGACCATCGCGCCCGGCGCCCTGGACATTGCGCCTGACGGCCGGGTGTTCTTCACCGAGTACGGCGGCAAGCTGCGGATTTTCAAGCCGGACACCCGCACCACGGTCACCGCGGCCACGCTGAACGTCTACGGCGGCGGCGAGATCTCCGAGGACGGCCTGACCGGCGTCGCGCTGGACCCGGACTTCGCCACGAACAAGTGGATCTACCTGATGTACTCCCCGGGAGGCACGACCGCCGAGGTCGCCCGGGTCTCCCGGTTCACCATGAACGGCGACGTGCTCGACACCGCCACCGAGAAGGTCCTGCTGACTGTGCCCATGTGGCGGACGAACGAGCCTGGGCACACCGGCGGCTATCTGACCTTCGGCCCGAACAAGAACCTGTACATCGGTGTCGGCGACGACGTGAACCCGTTCGCCTCCGACGGTTACACCCCGATCGATGAGCGCGCGGGCAGGCAGTGGTGGGACGCGCAGGGCACGTCGGCCAACACCAACGACCTGCGCGGCAAGATCCTGCGCATCCACCCCGAGATCGACGGCACCTACACCGTCCCGTCGGGCAACATGTTCGCGCCGGGGACGGCGAAGACGAAGCCCGAGATCTACGCCATGGGCTTCCGCAACCCGTTCCGCTTCAGCGTGCACCCGACCACCGGCGCGATCTACGTCGCCGACTACGGGCCGGACGCGGGCGCCGACAACGCCGGCCGCGGCCCGGGCGGCCTGGTCGAATGGAACATCGTGAAGTCGCCGGGCAACTACGGCTGGCCGTACTGCATCGGCAACAACACCCCCTTCAACGACTACAACTTCGCCACCGGCACCTCGGGCGCCAAGTTCAACTGCGCGTCACCGACGAACACCTCGCCCAACAACACCGGCCTGACCACGCTGCCCGCGGCGAAGGCCGCGGACATCTGGTACGGCAACAGCGCGACCGAGGGCAACAAGTTCCCCGAGTTCGGCAGCGGCGGCGAGGCGCCGATGGCGTTCCCGATCTACAAGTACGACCCCGCCAACACCTCGCCGACGAAGTTCCCCGCGTACTTCGACGGCACACCGTTCTTCGGTGAGTGGGCGCGCAACAGCATGTTCGAGCTCCGGCCGGACTCGAATGGGAACCTGTTGAAGGCCAACAGGTTCCTGTCGAACATGACCTTCGACTCGCCGATGGACATGAAGTTCGGCCGCGACGGCTCGATGTATCTGCTGACGTGGGGCCAGGGTTGGGACGACAACGTCCACCTGCCCGGTTCGGGCCTGTTCCGCATCGACTACAACGGCGGTGAACGCAGCCCGGTCGCCGTCGCGGCGGCGACCCCGACCTCGGGTGGTGTCCCGCTGACGGTGCAGTTCTCCAGTGCGGGATCCAAGGACCCCGAGGGCGGTGCGCTGACCTACAAGTGGACGTTCGGCGATGGCACGTCCTCGACCGCGGCGAACCCGTCGAAGGTCTACAACACCCGCGGCGTCTTCGCGGTGCAGCTGACCGTCACCGACCCGACCGGCAAGACCGGCACGGCGAACCTGACTGTCACCGCGGGCAACACCGCGCCCACCGTCCGGTTCACCGGGCCCGCCGACGGCGGCATGTTCGAGTGGGGTGACACCGTGCCGTACACGGTGTCGGTCACCGATCCCGAGGACGGCACCGTCAACTGCTCGCGTGTGGTCACCCAGGCCAACATCGGGCACGACTCGCACAAGCACCCACTGGGCAGCCCGATGAACGGCTGCTCCGGTTCGATGGTGGCCACGGCCGACGTCGAGCACCAGAACGGCAACGCGCACATCATCGGCTCGACGGAGTACACCGACAACGGCGCCACCGGGGTGCCCGCACTGACCGGCAGCGCGTCGGTTGTGCTGCAGCCCAAGCGCAAGCAGGCGGAGTTCTTCAACGGCTCCTCGGGCGTGCGCGTGGTGTCGCAGTCCGGTGCCGAGTCCGGCGCCCGGATCGGCGACATCAGCAACAACGACTGGATCTCGTTCAAGCCGGTCAACTTCACCGGGATCAACCAGGTGTCGCTGCGGGTGTCGTCGCCGTCGGGCGGCGGTTCGGTCGAGCTCCGCGCGGGATCGGTGACCGGTCCGCTGGTCGCCTCGGTGCCGGTGCCGAGCACGGGTGGGTGGGACAACTACGTCAGCCTCCCCGCGGTGAACATCACCAGACCTGCGGGCTCGACCGAGCTGTTCGTGGTGTTCAAGACACCGTCGAACCACAACTACGACCTCGACTCGATCAGGTACATCGGGCCGGGCGTGGGGACGGCCGGTCCGCCACCGGCGAAGCAGATCATCGGTGTGGGCGGCAAGTGCGTCGACGTCAACAACAACGGCTCGGTCGACGGCAGCAAGATCCAGCTGTGGACGTGCAACGGCGGCAACAACCAGAAGTGGACCCAGACCGGCACGACGCTGCAATCGCTGGGCAAGTGCATGACGGCGGTCGGCAACAGCCAGACCGACGGCACGCTCATCCAACTGTTCGGTTGCAATGGCGCCACCGGCCAGAACTGGTCGGTGCAGTCCGACGGCACCATCCGCAACGGCACCAAGTGCCTTGACGCCACCGGCGGCGCGAGCGCGGACGGGACGCAACTGATCATCTGGACCTGCAACGGCGGGACCAACCAGAAGTGGTCGTTGTCCTAG
- a CDS encoding sugar ABC transporter ATP-binding protein, giving the protein MTAPAVRLTGITKGFLGVPVLRGVDLELRAGEVHALMGENGAGKSTLLKVLAGVHRPDSGRIEVGGQVRSFSAPHEAQAAGIAIIHQEFTLLEHRTVAENVYLGREPVRRGQVDRRRMVADTRDLLEWLGEDGIDPTTLVTRLSVAQRQVVEIVKALSTDATVLAMDEPTAALADHEVELLYDLIARLRERGIAILYVSHRMREVFDLSQRITVLKDGAFVHCAPTAELTSDQLVRHMVGRALDGLYPARADRDALGDVRLALRGAGNERVRDVTLDVRAGEIVGIAGLQGSGRSAIARAIWGVEPFTTGVVELDGVPQRIRGPRSAVRKGIAFVTEDRKSEGLALRQSVRDNALLVRRAALRGARARKHTDLTDLLKSVTVVARGEHQEVRYLSGGNQQKVVLAKWLAVAPKVLIVDEPTRGVDVGAKQTVHKLLRDLADSGVAILMISSELPELIGMSDRILVMHEGAIAGELPAGASEEAVMGLATGHEVFA; this is encoded by the coding sequence ATGACCGCGCCCGCTGTCCGATTGACGGGCATCACCAAGGGATTCCTCGGCGTCCCCGTGCTGCGCGGGGTCGACTTGGAGCTGCGCGCGGGCGAGGTGCACGCGTTGATGGGGGAGAACGGCGCCGGGAAGTCGACGCTGCTCAAGGTCCTCGCCGGCGTGCACCGCCCGGACTCCGGCCGCATCGAGGTCGGCGGGCAGGTCAGGTCCTTCTCCGCGCCGCACGAGGCGCAGGCCGCGGGGATCGCGATCATCCACCAGGAATTCACCCTGCTGGAGCACCGGACCGTGGCCGAGAACGTCTACTTGGGACGCGAGCCGGTGCGCCGGGGGCAGGTCGACCGCCGCAGGATGGTCGCCGACACCCGCGACCTGCTGGAGTGGCTCGGTGAGGACGGCATCGACCCGACCACACTGGTCACCCGGCTCTCGGTCGCCCAGCGCCAGGTCGTGGAGATCGTCAAGGCGCTCTCGACCGACGCGACCGTGCTGGCCATGGACGAGCCGACCGCCGCGCTGGCCGACCACGAGGTCGAACTGCTCTACGACCTCATTGCCCGGCTGCGCGAGCGCGGCATCGCCATTCTCTATGTGTCCCACCGGATGCGTGAGGTGTTCGACCTCAGCCAGCGGATCACCGTCCTCAAGGACGGCGCGTTCGTGCACTGCGCGCCGACCGCCGAACTGACCTCCGACCAGCTCGTGCGGCACATGGTGGGCCGCGCGCTCGACGGGCTGTACCCGGCCCGCGCCGACCGGGACGCTCTCGGAGACGTCCGACTCGCCTTGCGCGGCGCGGGGAACGAGCGGGTTCGCGACGTCACGCTCGACGTGCGCGCGGGGGAGATCGTCGGCATCGCGGGATTGCAGGGGTCCGGCCGGTCCGCCATCGCGCGGGCGATCTGGGGAGTCGAGCCGTTCACCACCGGGGTGGTCGAACTCGACGGTGTGCCGCAGCGGATCCGCGGTCCCCGGTCGGCGGTGCGCAAGGGGATCGCGTTCGTCACCGAGGACCGCAAGAGCGAAGGGCTCGCCCTGCGCCAGTCCGTTCGGGACAACGCGCTGCTGGTGCGCCGGGCCGCGCTGCGCGGGGCCAGGGCGCGCAAGCACACCGACCTGACGGACCTGCTCAAGTCGGTCACCGTCGTCGCCCGCGGCGAGCACCAGGAGGTGCGCTACCTGTCCGGCGGCAACCAGCAGAAGGTCGTCCTGGCCAAGTGGCTCGCGGTGGCGCCCAAGGTGCTGATCGTCGACGAGCCGACGCGCGGCGTGGACGTCGGCGCGAAGCAGACCGTGCACAAGCTGTTGCGCGACTTGGCCGACAGCGGCGTCGCCATCCTGATGATCTCCTCGGAGCTGCCCGAGCTGATCGGCATGAGCGACCGAATCCTGGTCATGCACGAGGGCGCGATCGCGGGCGAGCTGCCCGCGGGCGCCAGTGAGGAAGCCGTCATGGGACTGGCCACCGGTCACGAGGTGTTCGCATGA
- a CDS encoding ABC transporter permease: MTIAQAKAPLKRKLPAPRKVSFTPTVTVYLALLALLVVGSILVGLKGGVLLDQGGILNILTRSTVLGLVAIGQTMVIVTGSLDLSVAYLIGLCSLVAAETMAGSESMMIPGVLLALGVAAAVGLVNGLVITVLKANAFIATLGVALILRGYLEDNYTGPAGSVPRVFQHLGFDRVGPVPIASMLMVLIAAAAWWYLRRTRTGYHMYAVGGDIDVARLSGVRTGKTIVLAHVLCAVAAGLAGVFLASRLGSGAPYVGTDAGYDLESIAAVVLGGAALAGGRGGVVGTLGGVLILSTLDTVFDDLAVDPFFKDVVRGIVLILAVALYARRRLSGRSA, translated from the coding sequence ATGACAATCGCCCAGGCCAAGGCGCCGCTCAAGCGCAAACTGCCCGCCCCGCGGAAGGTGAGCTTCACGCCCACCGTCACCGTCTACCTCGCCCTGCTGGCACTGCTGGTCGTCGGCAGCATCCTCGTCGGCCTCAAGGGCGGGGTGCTGCTCGACCAGGGCGGCATCCTGAACATCCTGACCCGCAGCACCGTCCTGGGGCTGGTCGCGATCGGCCAGACGATGGTGATCGTCACCGGATCGCTGGACCTGTCGGTGGCCTACCTGATCGGGCTGTGCTCGCTCGTCGCCGCGGAGACCATGGCGGGCAGCGAATCGATGATGATCCCGGGCGTCCTGCTCGCCCTCGGCGTGGCCGCCGCGGTCGGGTTGGTCAACGGCCTGGTCATCACAGTGCTGAAAGCCAACGCCTTCATCGCCACCCTCGGCGTCGCGCTGATCCTGCGCGGCTACCTGGAGGACAACTACACCGGACCCGCGGGCAGTGTGCCGCGCGTGTTCCAGCACCTTGGGTTCGACCGGGTCGGCCCGGTGCCGATCGCGTCCATGCTCATGGTGCTGATCGCCGCGGCGGCCTGGTGGTATCTGCGGCGGACCCGCACGGGCTACCACATGTACGCCGTCGGCGGCGACATCGACGTGGCCCGCCTGTCCGGCGTGCGGACCGGTAAGACCATCGTGCTCGCCCACGTGCTCTGCGCTGTCGCCGCCGGTCTGGCCGGGGTGTTCCTGGCCAGCCGACTGGGATCGGGCGCGCCGTACGTCGGCACGGACGCGGGCTACGACCTGGAGTCGATCGCGGCCGTCGTGCTCGGCGGCGCGGCGCTCGCGGGCGGCCGGGGCGGGGTCGTGGGCACCCTCGGTGGCGTGCTGATCCTGTCCACATTGGACACAGTGTTCGACGACCTCGCGGTCGACCCGTTCTTCAAGGACGTCGTGCGCGGCATCGTCCTCATCCTCGCGGTGGCGCTCTACGCCCGCCGCCGGCTCTCCGGGAGGTCGGCGTGA
- a CDS encoding phosphocholine-specific phospholipase C — translation MVDSDGRGGISRRGMLRLTGTAAAVAATGTLPKVLQDLLSVKVAPGATIDDVEHVVIFTQENRTFDHYFGTLRGVRGFADPTALRWQSGRSVFHQPTTLHPDGHMLPFRLDTTSTYAVDISAPGGWGWGGDQTMWNNGLHDKYCSARNPDLGMGHFTRPDLAFYHAMADSFTIGDHYFQSTFTSTNPNRLVLVSGSQGRSVNGPSQVGNSGTGFTWTTYAERLQAAGVSWKVYQEEDDFDDNLLEYFQTFIDARPGNPLHDRGKATVPDLATAFGDDIAAGRLPQVSWIVAPQALSEHADAHPPAGEDLTARLLAKLAAHPAVWAKTVFILNYDEGGGFFDHVPPPVPPVVGDGSDGASNVPWDKELHTDGKPIGLGLRVPIIVVSPWSRGGFVCSEVFDHTSVIRFLEKRFRVAEPNISPWRRAVCGDLTSMFDFAGTGTTAWPALPDTSRFVETAQYQTGAFPRPVVPATQALPQQEPGIRPARPLPYRLTVSARVTASQVWFDFTSGSGVGAHFYTVANRFRSPQAWRYTVAPNSTVSDYFSAGTPTGAYDYTIYGPNGFLRQFAGNRVTATSAGRANPEVTLRYAPTENRVYLKMVNSGTASCVVTIDANRYRTDGPWPHTVAPGATVEDYFTVTSSNHWYDLTATANTGDGFLRRFAGHMETGAASTSDPTIGRRTTTGPLPAVVIGTDSQELSAERGHAVNAVDGDNSTRWHTRYSDPLPHRIDLDLGTTRSVTGLQYLPRQDGAANGRIGRYEVYVSASATSWGSPVATGTFADSAALKTVTFAAVNGRYVRLRAITEAGGRGPWTSAAQVTVTGT, via the coding sequence ATGGTCGACTCGGATGGTCGCGGCGGAATCAGCAGGCGCGGGATGCTGCGGCTGACGGGTACGGCGGCGGCGGTCGCGGCGACCGGGACGTTGCCCAAGGTGTTGCAGGATCTGCTGTCGGTCAAGGTGGCACCGGGGGCGACGATCGACGATGTCGAGCACGTCGTGATCTTCACGCAGGAGAACCGGACGTTCGACCACTACTTCGGCACACTGCGCGGGGTCCGGGGCTTCGCGGACCCGACCGCGTTGCGCTGGCAGAGCGGTCGCTCGGTGTTCCACCAGCCGACCACGCTGCACCCTGACGGCCACATGCTGCCGTTCCGGCTGGACACCACCAGCACCTACGCGGTGGACATCTCGGCCCCGGGCGGGTGGGGCTGGGGTGGCGACCAGACGATGTGGAACAACGGCCTGCACGACAAGTACTGCTCGGCCCGCAACCCCGATCTCGGCATGGGCCATTTCACCCGGCCGGACCTGGCGTTCTACCACGCCATGGCCGACTCGTTCACCATCGGCGACCACTACTTCCAGTCGACGTTCACCTCCACCAACCCGAACCGGCTGGTGCTGGTGTCCGGATCGCAGGGCCGGTCGGTGAACGGGCCGTCGCAGGTGGGCAACAGCGGGACCGGGTTCACCTGGACCACCTACGCCGAGCGCCTGCAGGCGGCGGGGGTGAGCTGGAAGGTGTACCAGGAGGAGGACGACTTCGACGACAACCTGCTGGAGTACTTCCAGACCTTCATCGACGCCCGACCCGGAAACCCGCTGCACGACCGGGGCAAGGCGACGGTGCCGGACCTGGCCACCGCGTTCGGCGACGACATCGCGGCGGGCAGGCTGCCCCAGGTGTCGTGGATCGTCGCACCCCAGGCGCTGTCGGAGCACGCCGACGCGCACCCACCGGCGGGCGAGGACCTGACCGCCCGACTGCTGGCCAAGCTCGCGGCCCACCCCGCGGTCTGGGCCAAGACCGTGTTCATCCTCAACTACGACGAGGGCGGCGGCTTCTTCGACCACGTCCCGCCGCCGGTCCCGCCGGTCGTGGGCGACGGCAGCGACGGGGCGAGCAACGTGCCGTGGGACAAGGAGTTGCACACCGACGGCAAGCCGATCGGCCTGGGCCTGCGGGTGCCGATCATCGTGGTGTCGCCGTGGAGCCGGGGCGGGTTCGTGTGCTCGGAGGTGTTCGACCACACGTCGGTGATCCGGTTCCTGGAGAAGCGCTTCCGGGTGGCCGAACCGAACATCAGCCCGTGGCGGCGCGCCGTGTGCGGCGACCTGACCTCGATGTTCGACTTCGCCGGGACCGGCACCACCGCGTGGCCCGCGCTGCCGGACACCTCGCGCTTCGTGGAGACGGCGCAGTACCAGACCGGCGCGTTCCCCCGCCCGGTCGTCCCCGCCACCCAGGCCCTGCCGCAGCAGGAGCCGGGCATCCGCCCGGCTCGGCCGCTGCCGTACCGCCTGACCGTCTCCGCCCGGGTCACCGCGAGCCAGGTCTGGTTCGACTTCACCAGCGGCAGCGGCGTCGGCGCGCACTTCTACACCGTCGCCAACCGCTTCCGCTCCCCGCAGGCCTGGCGCTACACCGTGGCGCCGAACTCGACTGTCTCGGACTACTTCAGCGCAGGCACCCCGACCGGCGCCTACGACTACACGATCTACGGACCCAACGGCTTCCTGCGCCAGTTCGCGGGCAACCGCGTCACCGCCACGTCGGCGGGCCGGGCGAATCCCGAGGTCACCTTGCGGTACGCGCCGACGGAGAACCGGGTGTACCTGAAGATGGTCAACTCGGGCACCGCGTCCTGCGTGGTGACCATCGACGCCAACCGCTACCGCACCGACGGCCCCTGGCCCCACACCGTCGCGCCGGGAGCCACGGTCGAGGACTACTTCACCGTCACCAGCTCCAACCACTGGTACGACCTGACCGCCACCGCCAACACGGGCGACGGCTTCCTGCGCCGCTTCGCCGGGCACATGGAAACCGGGGCGGCCAGCACGAGCGACCCCACCATCGGCCGCCGGACCACTACCGGTCCCCTGCCCGCCGTCGTGATCGGAACCGACAGCCAGGAACTGTCCGCCGAACGCGGACACGCCGTCAACGCCGTCGACGGCGACAACAGCACCAGGTGGCACACCCGGTACTCCGACCCGCTCCCCCACCGAATCGACCTGGACCTCGGCACCACCCGCTCCGTCACCGGGTTGCAGTACCTGCCCCGGCAGGACGGCGCCGCGAACGGGCGGATCGGCCGGTACGAGGTCTACGTCAGCGCCTCCGCCACGTCCTGGGGCTCCCCCGTCGCGACCGGGACATTCGCCGACTCGGCCGCCCTGAAGACCGTCACCTTCGCCGCCGTCAACGGGCGGTACGTACGCCTGCGCGCGATCACCGAAGCCGGTGGGCGCGGCCCGTGGACGTCCGCGGCCCAGGTGACCGTCACCGGCACCTGA
- a CDS encoding ROK family transcriptional regulator, whose amino-acid sequence MEADVITTNTGSPGELLRLLRDGRPRTRAELVVETGLARSTVRARLDSLLDAGLITDGGNGASTGGRPASRLVFNARAKIALAAEVGATHATIAAADLTGALLATDKLDLDIAEGPESVLPLLITAWRELLRASGLDQLPLAGVGIGLPGPVEHSTGKPNNPPIMPGWDGYDVPARVAADLGVPVLVDNEVNLMALGEHATCFPHAQDMIVVKVATGIGSGFISNGALHRGAVGAAGDLGHILAPNGGDAHCRCGNTGCLEAVASGPAIAAKLHASGLDAQTSADVVALVRAGNLEAGQAVRQAGRDIGDVLAACVSMFNPSLIVVGGSVALAGEMLLAGVREAIYRRSLPLATENLAIVPSQAGIDAGVLGAATMVVQHALSPAVIDHQLTG is encoded by the coding sequence GTGGAAGCCGACGTCATCACCACCAACACGGGCTCGCCAGGCGAGCTGCTGCGCCTGCTCAGAGACGGCAGGCCGCGCACCCGCGCCGAACTCGTCGTCGAGACCGGCCTCGCCCGGTCGACCGTGCGCGCCCGCCTGGACTCGCTGCTCGACGCGGGACTCATCACCGACGGCGGCAACGGCGCGTCCACCGGCGGTCGCCCCGCGAGCCGCCTGGTCTTCAACGCGCGCGCCAAGATCGCCCTCGCCGCGGAAGTCGGCGCCACCCACGCCACCATCGCCGCGGCGGACCTGACCGGCGCGCTGCTGGCCACCGACAAACTCGACCTCGACATCGCCGAGGGCCCCGAGTCCGTCCTGCCGCTGCTGATCACCGCGTGGCGCGAGCTGCTCCGCGCCTCCGGTCTGGACCAGCTCCCGCTCGCGGGCGTCGGCATCGGCCTGCCCGGCCCGGTCGAGCACTCCACCGGCAAGCCGAACAATCCACCGATCATGCCCGGCTGGGACGGCTACGACGTCCCAGCCCGCGTCGCGGCCGACCTCGGTGTTCCGGTGCTGGTGGACAACGAGGTCAACCTGATGGCCTTGGGCGAGCACGCGACGTGCTTCCCACACGCCCAGGACATGATCGTCGTCAAAGTCGCCACCGGCATCGGCTCGGGCTTCATCAGCAACGGCGCCCTACACCGCGGCGCGGTCGGCGCGGCGGGCGACCTCGGCCACATCCTCGCCCCCAACGGCGGCGACGCCCACTGCCGCTGCGGCAACACCGGCTGCCTCGAGGCGGTCGCCAGCGGCCCCGCCATCGCGGCGAAACTCCACGCAAGCGGTCTGGACGCCCAGACCAGCGCCGACGTCGTCGCCTTGGTCCGCGCGGGCAACCTCGAAGCAGGACAAGCCGTTCGCCAGGCGGGACGCGACATCGGGGACGTGCTCGCGGCCTGCGTCAGCATGTTCAACCCATCGCTGATCGTCGTCGGAGGATCGGTCGCCCTGGCAGGCGAGATGCTCTTGGCCGGCGTCCGCGAGGCGATCTACCGCCGCTCGCTGCCCTTGGCCACGGAGAACCTCGCCATCGTCCCGTCCCAAGCAGGCATCGACGCCGGCGTCCTGGGCGCCGCGACGATGGTCGTGCAGCACGCGCTCTCACCGGCGGTCATCGACCACCAGCTCACCGGCTGA
- a CDS encoding Gfo/Idh/MocA family protein has translation MTVTHLTLPAGDGVAEAKILRSAVVGAGFMGRVHAEAARRAGVRVVAALAGTPGGAAQAAETLGAERGYPTLEALLSDADVDVVHVCTPNFRHAEVAEAALAAGLHVICEKPLATSVDDATRLVDSAKGRVATVPFVYRFHPMVRELRSRLTGGEAGVVSTVIGGYLQDWLSRSTDDDWRVDSAIGGPSRAFADIGSHWCDLFEFVTGDRITRLCAQTAVVQDRPGASNASTEDTAAVQFQTASGVLGTLVVSQVAAGRKNRLHLEISGTEASFGFDQEDPERLWVGRREGSQVLLRDPDTLSAAAARYSLLPAGHAQGYQDCFDAFVADTYRAVRGEVRDGLPSFADGLRAVRITDAVLASAATGGAWIEVAS, from the coding sequence ATGACTGTGACCCACCTAACTTTGCCAGCCGGGGACGGCGTGGCCGAGGCCAAGATTCTGCGCTCCGCGGTGGTGGGTGCGGGGTTCATGGGCCGCGTCCACGCCGAGGCCGCGCGGCGGGCAGGCGTCCGGGTCGTGGCGGCGCTGGCAGGCACCCCGGGGGGTGCCGCCCAGGCCGCGGAGACGCTCGGCGCCGAACGCGGATACCCGACGCTCGAGGCGCTGCTCTCCGACGCCGACGTCGACGTCGTGCACGTCTGCACCCCGAACTTCCGCCACGCCGAGGTCGCCGAGGCCGCGCTCGCCGCGGGTCTGCACGTGATCTGTGAGAAGCCGCTGGCGACCAGCGTCGACGACGCCACCCGGCTCGTCGACTCGGCCAAGGGGCGGGTGGCCACGGTGCCGTTCGTCTACCGGTTCCACCCGATGGTCCGCGAACTGCGTTCGCGGCTCACGGGCGGTGAGGCGGGAGTCGTCTCCACGGTCATCGGCGGGTACCTGCAGGACTGGCTGTCGCGCTCGACCGACGACGACTGGCGCGTGGACTCCGCGATCGGCGGCCCGTCGCGGGCGTTCGCCGACATCGGCTCGCACTGGTGCGACCTGTTCGAGTTCGTCACCGGCGACCGCATCACCCGGCTCTGTGCGCAGACCGCGGTCGTCCAGGACCGCCCGGGAGCGTCGAACGCCTCGACCGAGGACACGGCGGCCGTCCAGTTCCAGACCGCGTCGGGTGTCCTCGGCACCCTGGTCGTCTCCCAGGTCGCCGCGGGCCGAAAGAACCGGCTGCACCTGGAGATCTCCGGCACCGAGGCCAGCTTCGGCTTCGACCAGGAGGACCCGGAGCGGCTGTGGGTCGGCAGGCGCGAGGGCAGCCAGGTGCTGCTGCGCGACCCGGACACGCTCTCGGCGGCCGCCGCCCGGTACTCCCTGCTGCCCGCGGGGCACGCCCAGGGCTACCAGGACTGCTTCGACGCGTTCGTCGCCGACACCTACCGCGCCGTGCGCGGCGAGGTCCGCGACGGGCTGCCGAGTTTCGCCGACGGCCTGCGGGCCGTGCGGATCACCGATGCCGTGCTGGCCTCGGCGGCCACGGGCGGCGCCTGGATCGAGGTGGCGTCATGA